A stretch of the Malus domestica chromosome 08, GDT2T_hap1 genome encodes the following:
- the LOC139198051 gene encoding uncharacterized protein, whose product MAPQVTVYFHELPAAESKLGHGKHASHRISFTIDQAPTNCSMVKTKVATKTSKVAVKVIKVGPKKSSSKNALRNARKRAARALRNKIAKERVLEDIEIISRELLGAISSKDTKVPRRKIVKVTSSPLTKVPVITQIMIGTIPITLPTTESVMMTSVEENEETLPIVSGNVQQKAKAYEVVEEGNNIQFEGPITRARTRVLANHSPESSSSLGDTLEGNESFFQEEIPRVMTQFQRLEINEDVESENMQVLMTGASNTEEQLLEMQRKLAEKEAEMAALVANKEAEIATLAAQLAAQASINNAGERARKETEGESSGSQLTHQDINAIFAEKIREFQMSLTTPILGYRKPYPAHYDTVPFPQGYQKPSFDKFDGLSGSPQEHLAHFYLACGETSQSDPLLVRQFVQSLKGSAFTWYTQLEPGSIITWDDMQRAFLAQFVSSKKKVTLMDLAQTTQRFGESASEFITRWRSLNLQCMEKISEFSAVQICYNNLIPEIATFVGIAEPRTFDELVSKASNVEKQMSRKNVIGKMIQDLEKKSDIKKGDNKRMSKKGDSMATFVKVDKKSDNIKRKEETKGTRRLSLKERKEVKYSFDDEDVGTIFDELLAAKMITLPEPKRPAEVNKTDDPKYCRYHRLISHTIEDCYILKDIIQEKINKHEIEVDSSSKHQTATSNMIEGKSTPSAPLPEGAIPVGFHVDNETTVVHAYPGMPRSRNPKIPTLYELMTAPSFDVWEDSSSLESEDEWQTVSEKKVKKIAKRLSSTKRSKGKLWSGPPSKDGKKKKKNTQRRPKIFQDDEYKQPFRTPITLGDYLPPKLFKSKRGEEEIGNCLTTSCEIHNDDEVDEITLRSGQRILSADKKEGKEVVDSVKHSDKPSAKQVPVITTVKPAVEISVSTTKASTSKRHAKDVLQSQDGKYDIIDHLKRIPSLLSVYDALKMSKELREALITALTNPEVFETNFKFAEVDTTSPRYCACCLASITFDENDLILGNEYHNRPLYVSGLVGDTSINRILLDCGSAVNLLPLRTLRALGMNVRQLTPSMLTIQGFNQMGQKAMGTIALQMEIGELYSDALFHVIDANTSYNVLLGRPWLHTYGVVPSTLHQCFKFLINGEVKTVLADTDPFRGEEVNYADAKFYKQSKVTFSQPTKDEVVQKESQSPIVEKAKPSRLVKIVSSKTPKSRKLVLNRSLKDQRKPENKAMEQIQNAFEALVTSYTKPLRRINQSIPRGSLIVSTNLQRNNGQHGRIVSFKRNESSSKVPLKIKAKGHKAKRSAINVTVHQGNGMLKAFVSETKNHEFEGFTNLEKAMLTEEESNSKPPRVSVFQRLGKITNSQPKKSHKSKKWRVKSQKVKINQDKNNDAQEEQDVVQVSMIGSKERGKESDNEPIEPARQFPTCFPVKKKNGQSRACASFRTHNNAPPLLSEAYEMDEESSTEEEVHNVAQVNCVTIEDEKDENGDNSTEFIDNAQPAPPQIEDGGQATVDELREINLGIDDEPKPIFVSALLTPEKLEDYKCLLQDYRDVFAWGYQDMPGLDTKVAVHRLAVSKERRYVKQAPRRFRPELEVQIKAEIDKLIDVGFIREVQYPTWLASIVPVKKKNGQIRVCIDFRDLNDACPKDEFPLPITELLVDATTGFEALSFMDGFSGYNQIKMAPEDEELTAFRTPKGIYCYTVMPFGLKNAGATYQRAMTIIFSDMLHSTIECYVDDLVIKTRKKERHLNDLKKVFDRLRKHQLKMNPLKCAFGVTSGKFLGFVVRYRGIEVDPSKIKAIMEMPHPRNLRELRGLQGRLAYIRRFISNLSGRCQPFTRLMKKDVPFVWDDACQNALSSIKKYLLKPPVLMAPIKGKPLILYIAALERSLGAMLAQNNEEGKENALYYLSRTLVGAEQNYTPIEKVCLALVFAVQKLRHYLLSHSITLISKADPLRYLMSKPVPSDRLAKWSLLLSEFEIKYVSKKAIKGQALADFLAAHPVPDNMELPSDLSDEEVFSTYVSQWQLYFDGAARKKGAGAGIVFITPCGGLIPYSFSLMELCSNNVAEYEALIIGLEIALELHVDCLQAYGDSQLIIKQMNGQYAVKNENLTLYHERAKHLVSQFQEINIDHIPRSENNKADALAKLAASLTLPEEREVKITVGERHILPSTLKRIEENHEVNVVTVLEVDECSDWRQSLIDYLQYGKLPTDPRGRVDVRRRANRFVYLNDTLYKRSFDGILLRCLSKEEAAYALSETHAGICGAHQSGPKLAAQLKRLGYYWPTMVQDAMKHVKSCRACQIHGDFKHQNPLPLHPTILSWPFNAWGLDVIGMISPKSSLQHQYILAGTDYFSKWAEAIPLKEVKAEDVANFIKKNIIYRYGVPSKIISDNALYFKCRAMDNLCKKYNIQQAFSASYNPTANGQAEAFNKVLCNILKKMVAKNKRDWHERLPEALWAYRTTVRTSTQCTPYSLVYGSEAVLPLEIQLPSLRVATQLTNPEENVKIRLAELEALDEKRLAVQQRLEIYQAQVAGAFNKKVKFRSFSVGDLVLTVRRPVVITRKMQGKFEAKWEGPYVVTKVFTKGAYELSNANGKCIYPCVNGKLMKKFYA is encoded by the coding sequence ATGGCGCCACAAGTTACTGTTTACTTCCACGAACTCCCTGCTGCTGAATCCAAGCTTGGACATGGAAAACATGCTAGTCACCGAATCTCATTCACCATTGATCAAGCACCAACTAATTGCAGCATGGTGAAGACCAAGGTAGCAACAAAAACAAGCAAGGTGGCTGTGAAAGTCATCAAAGTTGGACCGAAGAAAAGCTCGTCCAAGAACGCCCTAAGGAACGCAAGGAAGAGAGCAGCACGAGCTCTTAGGAATAAGATCGCTAAGGAGCGTGTACTTGAAGATATTGAAATCATCTCAAGGGAGCTTCTTGGGGCTATTTCATCTAAGGACACCAAGGTGCCTCGACGCAAGATTGTCAAAGTGACATCATCACCACTTACCAAGGTTCCCGTCATTACTCAAATCATGATCGGAACAATCCCAATCACTTTACCTACAACGGAGTCGGTCATGATGACCTCCGTCGAGGAAAATGAAGAAACCTTGCCAATAGTGTCTGGAAATGTTCAACAAAAGGCCAAGGCCTATGAAGTTGTCGAGGAAGGTAACAACATTCAATTCGAGGGGCCTATCACACGTGCAAGGACCCGAGTATTGGCAAACCATTCTCCCGAGAGTTCATCTTCCCTTGGAGATACTCTTGAAGGAAATGAATCTTTTTTCCAAGAAGAGATTCCTAGAGTAATGACTCAATTCCAAAGGTTGGAGATAAATGAAGATGTCGAATCTGAGAACATGCAAGTTCTGATGACTGGCGCATCAAATACAGAAGAACAATTGCTAGAAATGCAACGAAAACTAGCGGAAAAAGAAGCAGAAATGGCGGCTTTGGTAGCTAATAAGGAAGCTGAAATTGCGACTTTAGCAGCTCAGTTAGCCGCTCAAGCTAGTATAAATAATGCTGGAGAAAGAGCAAGGAAAGAAACAGAAGGAGAAAGTTCCGGTAGCCAACTTACGCATCAAGATATCAATGCAATTTTCGCTGAAAAGATTCGCGAATTTCAAATGTCTTTAACGACACCAATTCTCGGATATCGGAAACCTTATCCAGCTCACTATGACACGGTGCCATTTCCCCAAGGGTATCAAAAACCGAGCTTTGATAAATTTGATGGTCTAAGTGGTTCTCCTCAAGAACACTTAGCTCATTTTTACTTAGCTTGTGGGGAAACATCGCAGTCAGATCCCTTATTGGTTCGACAGTTTGTTCAATCACTCAAAGGGTCCGCCTTCACATGGTATACTCAGTTAGAGCCAGGATCTATTATAACATGGGATGATATGCAAAGAGCTTTTCTAGCTCAATTCGTCAGTTCAAAGAAAAAGGTCACGTTAATGGATTTAgctcaaacaacacaaaggTTCGGAGAAAGCGCGAGCGAATTCATCACAAGATGGAGAAGCCTTAACCTACAATGCATGGAAAAGATTTCTGAATTTTCGGCAGTGCAAATATGTTACAATAACCTCATCCCTGAGATTGCAACATTTGTAGGAATTGCAGAGCCTCGAACTTTCGACGAGTTGGTATCTAAGGCAAGTAATGTGGAGAAGCAAATGTCCCGGAAAAATGTAATTGGAAAAATGATTCAAGACTTAGAAAAGAAGTCCGACATCAAGAAAGGAGATAACAAAAGAATGTCGAAGAAGGGAGATTCTATGGCGACATTTGTCAAAGTAGACAAGAAAAGTgacaatataaaaagaaaagaagaaaccaaAGGGACGAGGAGGCTTTCGcttaaggaaagaaaagaagttAAATATAGTTTCGATGATGAAGATGTTGGAACTATCTTCGATGAACTCCTTGCAGCAAAGATGATCACGCTTCCTGAACCAAAGCGTCCTGCTGAAGTAAATAAGACCGATGATCCAAAGTATTGTCGGTATCATCGACTCATCAGCCATACGATAGAAGATTGTTATATCCTTAAGGatataattcaagaaaaaatcAACAAGCATGAGATCGAAGTGGATTCATCCTCAAAACATCAGACGGCAACGTCCAATATGATCGAAGGAAAATCAACACCCTCCGCTCCATTACCAGAAGGGGCAATCCCTGTAGGATTCCATGTCGATAATGAAACCACAGTTGTCCATGCTTATCCTGGCATGCCTCGTTCCAGAAATCCAAAAATTCCAACTCTGTACGAGCTCATGACGGCACCAAGTTTTGATGTTTGGGAGGATTCGTCATCACTTGAATCCGAAGACGAATGGCAAACCGTCAGTGAAAAGAAGGTGAAAAAGATTGCTAAACGTCTTTCTTCCACAAAGCgatcaaaaggaaaattatggaGTGGACCACCCTCAAaggatggaaagaaaaaaaagaagaatactCAAAGAAGGCCTAAAATCtttcaagatgatgagtacAAGCAGCCCTTCAGAACACCAATAACCCTTGGAGACTACCTCCCTCCAAAACTTTTTAAGAGTAAGCGAGGCGAGGAAGAAATTGGAAATTGTCTCACGACCTCATGTGAAATCCACAATGATGATGAGGTAGATGAAATAACTCTACGCTCTGGTCAAAGGATCCTGTCTGCTgacaagaaagaaggaaaagaagtagTTGATTCAGTCAAACATTCCGATAAACCAAGTGCAAAACAAGTTCCAGTCATTACCACTGTAAAGCCTGCAGTAGAAATTTCAGTCTCAACCACAAAAGCAAGTACCTCTAAGAGACATGCAAAAGATGTGCTACAGTCCCAAGATGGCAAATATGACATCATCGACCATCTTAAGCGCATTCCATCTCTTCTCAGTGTGTACGATGCTCTGAAAATGTCAAAGGAGCTTAGGGAAGCACTCATTACGGCCTTGACAAATCCTGAAGTATTtgaaacaaacttcaaatttgcaGAAGTGGATACAACGTCGCCAAGGTATTGCGCTTGCTGCCTCGCAAGCATCacatttgatgaaaatgacctTATACTTGGAAACGAGTATCATAATCGGCCCTTGTACGTTAGTGGACTGGTAGGAGATACATCAATAAATCGGATCTTGCTTGATTGTGGATCAGCAGTAAACCTACTTCCTCTTCGAACACTACGAGCTTTGGGGATGAATGTTCGTCAACTAACACCATCAATGCTAACTATTCAAGGCTTCAATCAAATGGGACAAAAAGCAATGGGAACGATAGCCTTACAAATGGAGATAGGAGAGTTGTACTCCGACGCCCTTTTCCATGTAATCGATGCTAACACATCTTACAATGTTTTATTAGGGCGTCCGTGGCTTCATACATATGGTGTTGTTCCTTCTACACTCCATCAGTGCTTCAAGTTTTTGATAAATGGCGAAGTCAAGACAGTTCTAGCGGACACTGACCCATTTAGGGGTGAAGAAGTGAATTATGCAGATGCAAAATTCTACAAACAGTCAAAGGTCACTTTTTCACAACCAACAAAAGATGAAGTAGTGCAGAAGGAATCACAATCACCAATTGTGGAAAAGGCAAAGCCGTCAAGGCTGGTCAAAATTGTGAGTTCTAAAACTCCAAAGTCCCGAAAATTAGTTCTCAACCGTTCATTAAAAGATCAAAGAAAACCTGAAAATAAGGCAATGGAACAAATCCAAAATGCATTTGAAGCACTAGTGACCAGCTACACGAAGCCTCTACGCAGAATTAACCAATCAATTCCTAGAGGCAGTTTGATAGTCTCAACAAATCTGCAAAGGAATAATGGTCAACATGGTCGCATTGTTTCGTTCAAAAGAAATGAGTCTTCGTCAAAAGTTCCATTAAAGATAAAAGCAAAGGGGCATAAAGCTAAAAGGAGTGCTATCAATGTCACAGTGCACCAAGGAAATGGAATGCTCAAAGCATTTGTCTCGGAAACCAAGAATCATGAGTTTGAAGGCTTTACTAATCTCGAGAAAGCAATGTTGACTGAAGAAGAGTCCAACAGCAAGCCACCTCGAGTCTCAGTCTTTCAACGACTTGGTAAAATCACCAATTCTCAGCCTAAGAAATCTCATAAAAGCAAAAAATGGAGAGTCAAAAGCCAAAAGGTGAAGATAAACCAAGACAAAAATAATGATGCACAAGAGGAACAAGATGTTGTTCAAGTTAGCATGATCGGTAGCAAAGAAAGAGGTAAGGAGTCTGATAACGAGCCAATTGAGCCTGCTAGGCAATTCCCCACCTGCTTTCCtgtcaaaaagaaaaatgggcAAAGTCGTGCTTGCGCAAGTTTCAGAACCCACAACAATGCACCGCCACTTCTAAGTGAAGCCTATGAAATGGATGAAGAATCAAGCACAGAAGAGGAGGTTCATAATGTTGCTCAAGTAAACTGCGTCACCATTGAAGATGAAAAAGATGAGAATGGTGATAACTCAACCGAGTTTATTGACAACGCTCAACCGGCACCACCTCAAATAGAAGACGGGGGGCAAGCCACTGTGGATGAACTCCGAGAAATCAATCTCGGAATAGATGACGAGCCAAAGCCTATATTTGTAAGTGCCCTACTAACACCGGAAAAATTAGAAGATTACAAATGTCTTCTCCAAGATTACCGCGATGTGTTTGCATGGGGCTATCAAGATATGCCTGGTTTAGACACTAAGGTTGCAGTTCATAGATTGGCTGTATCAAAGGAAAGGCGTTATGTTAAACAGGCACCACGACGCTTTCGACCTGAGCTTGAAGTACAAATTAAGGCTGAAATTGACAAACTGATAGACGTTGGGTTTATCAGGGAAGTACAGTACCCTACATGGCTCGCCAGTATCGTaccggtaaaaaagaaaaatggacaAATTCGTGTCTGCATAGATTTCAGAGATCTTAATGACGCATGTCCAAAAGACGAGTTCCCGCTTCCAATAACTGAATTATTGGTAGACGCCACAACCGGTTTTGAGGCTCTATCTTTCATGGATGGATTCTCAGGGTACAATCAAATTAAAATGGCACCTGAAGACGAAGAACTTACAGCATTCCGCACTCCGAAAGGAATCTACTGCTACACTGTAATGCCgtttggacttaaaaatgcaGGAGCCACATACCAAAGAGCCATGACAATCATTTTCAGTGATATGTTACATAGCACCATCGAATGTTATGTGGACGATCTTGTcatcaaaacaagaaaaaaggaACGTCATTTGAACGACTTAAAGAAAGTCTTTGACAGACTCCGAAAACATCAATTAAAGATGAATCCTTTGAAATGTGCATTTGGAGTAACATCCGGAAAATTTCTTGGCTTTGTGGTAAGATACCGAGGAATCGAAGTCGACCCTTCAAAAATCAAGGCAATCATGGAAATGCCTCATCCTCGAAACCTGCGAGAGCTACGAGGACTACAAGGAAGATTGGCATACATCAGAAGATTCATCTCAAACTTATCTGGGAGATGTCAACCATTCACAAGGCTGATGAAAAAGGATGTGCCTTTCGTGTGGGATGACGCATGTCAAAACGCTCTCAGCAGCATTAAAAAATATCTTTTGAAACCCCCGGTGTTAATGGCTCCAATTAAAGGGAAACCTTTAATTTTGTATATTGCAGCACTTGAACGCTCACTGGGGGCAATGCTTGCACAAAACaatgaagaaggaaaagaaaatgcgCTCTACTATTTAAGTCGAACGCTCGTAGGGGCAGAGCAAAATTACACCCCTATTGAGAAGGTTTGCTTGGCTTTAGTTTTCGCTGTACAAAAATTACGACATTACTTACTGTCACACAGCATTACTTTGATATCTAAAGCGGACCCGCTTAGATACTTGATGTCAAAACCAGTGCCATCCGATCGTCTTGCAAAATGGTCTTTGCTACTATCGGAATTTGAAATCAAGTATGTCTCTAAAAAAGCTATAAAGGGACAAGCACTAGCTGATTTCTTAGCAGCTCATCCTGTTCCCGACAACATGGAGTTACCAAGCGATTTGTCGGATGAAGAAGTATTCTCAACATACGTTTCTCAATGGCAACTTTATTTCGACGGAGCAGCAAGGAAAAAAGGCGCGGGGGCAGGTATTGTGTTCATCACACCATGTGGAGGCCTAATCCCGTATTCATTTTCACTCATGGAATTATGTTCAAACAATGTGGCAGAATACGAGGCACTCATCATTGGACTTGAAATTGCACTTGAGCTACATGTCGATTGTCTTCAAGCTTATGGTGATTCACAGTTAATCATCAAACAAATGAATGGTCAATATGctgtgaaaaatgaaaatctaaCCTTGTATCATGAAAGAGCAAAACACTTGGTGTCACAATTCCAAGAAATCAACATTGATCACATTCCAAGGTCTGAAAATAACAAAGCCGATGCATTGGCAAAGCTAGCGGCATCTTTAACTCTCCCTGAGGAACGAGAAGTTAAAATTACAGTAGGAGAACGACATATACTTCCTTCAACACTAAAGCGGATTGAAGAAAACCATGAAGTCAACGTGGTTACAGTCCTGGAAGTAGATGAATGTTCTGATTGGCGGCAATCTTTGATTGACTATCTTCAATATGGAAAACTACCAACTGATCCCAGAGGAAGAGTTGATGTACGAAGAAGGGCCAACCGATTTGTGTATCTGAATGACACACTATACAAAAGGTCTTTTGACGGGATATTGCTAAGGTGTTTATCAAAAGAAGAAGCAGCCTATGCTCTCTCCGAAACTCATGCCGGTATTTGCGGAGCCCATCAATCTGGACCTAAGCTTGCAGCTCAATTGAAAAGACTTGGGTATTACTGGCCTACAATGGTTCAAGACGCGATGAAACATGTGAAGTCATGTCGGGCATGTCAAATACATGGAGACTTCAAGCACCAAAATCCATTGCCCCTCCATCCGACCATCTTGTCTTGGCCATTCAATGCATGGGGTTTAGATGTGATAGGCATGATAAGCCCAAAATCGTCTCTCCAACATCAGTACATCCTAGCAGGCACGGATTATTTCTCAAAGTGGGCTGAGGCAATACCGTTGAAAGAAGTGAAAGCGGAAGATGTTGCAAATTTCATAAAGAAAAACATAATCTATCGCTACGGAGTCCCGTCCAAAATAATCTCAGACAACGCCCTCTACTTCAAGTGTAGGGCCATGGATAATCTTTGCAAAAAGTACAACATTCAACAAGCCTTCTCCGCAAGTTACAACCCAACCGCCAACGGTCAAGCAGAGGCTTTCAACAAAGTGTTGTGCAacatcttaaaaaaaatggtggcAAAGAACAAAAGAGATTGGCACGAACGCCTTCCCGAAGCATTATGGGCCTATAGGACCACCGTCCGTACATCCACCCAATGTACTCCATATAGTCTGGTGTATGGATCAGAAGCTGTGCTACCCTTGGAAATTCAACTACCTTCCTTAAGAGTAGCCACACAACTGACAAATCCTGAGGAAAATGTAAAAATCAGGCTAGCGGAACTTGAAGCACTTGATGAAAAACGACTTGCAGTGCAACAAAGACTTGAAATCTATCAAGCTCAAGTGGCAGGTGCATTCAACAAAAAGGTTAAGTTTAGATCGTTCTCTGTTGGAGATTTAGTCTTAACCGTCCGAAGACCCGTCGTCATCACCAGAAAGATGCAAGGAAAATTTGAAGCCAAATGGGAAGGACCGTATGTTGTCACCAAAGTCTTCACCAAAGGTGCCTACGAACTCTCTAACGCCAATGGGAAATGCATATACCCATGCGTTAATGGAAAGCTCATGAAGAAGTTCTACGCATAA
- the LOC103441491 gene encoding uncharacterized protein: MEMDSLCSNGFVLDSFLCSVVQAVVAEATIAAAAKSLALSCLMMGSMPNTINVFPKKPEAVTEFRITELYVVGKPGPENTDASETEDEDDDDDDAGDDQDEDGGDEDDASGEEKDGKENPEDEPKANGDGVSEEDEDDDKEDEEDDDDDDDDNDDGDDGEEETEDEEEEDEEDEEEDLPQPPAKRRK; encoded by the exons ATGGAGATGGACAGCCTCTGCTCAAACGGCTTCGTTTTGGACAGTTTTCTCTGCTCTGTGGTGCAGGCTGTGGTGGCTGAGGCAACCATTGCTGCTGCTGCCAAGTCTCTTGCTTTGTCCTGCTTGATG ATGGGGTCTATGCCAAACACAATCAATGTTTTTCCCAAAAAACCTGAGGCTGTCACAGA GTTTCGTATTACTGAGCTTTATGTAGTGGGAAAACCTGGTCCTGAGAACACAGATGCAAGTGAAACCGAGGAcgaggatgatgatgatgatgatgctgGTGATGACCAGGATGAAGATGGTGGCGACGAGGATGATGCCTCTGGGGAAGAGAAGGACGGTAAAGAAAATCCAGAAGACGAGCCCAAGGCGAATGGTGATGGTGTAAGtgaagaggatgaggatgatgataaagaagatgaggaggacgatgatgatgatgacgacgacaacgatgatggtgatgatgggGAGGAAGAAActgaagacgaagaagaagaggacGAGGAAGACGAGGAGGAAGACCTTCCTCAGCCACCTGCTAAGAGGAGGAAATGA